Proteins from a genomic interval of Onychostoma macrolepis isolate SWU-2019 chromosome 17, ASM1243209v1, whole genome shotgun sequence:
- the LOC131523028 gene encoding 60 kDa lysophospholipase-like, whose amino-acid sequence MAEWKHTTASAPSSASMTSLGRALSRSRLSQPEGFQSQKSRSAAGQTRRRYSSSSESPDISPNIEARVLVINTGGTIGMTYHNNVLSPEPNALVETLRKLHILHDEQYAQQTRLYEYYKPPENTLVLPLSKQNKRIVYTVLEYSPLLDSCNMTTDDWATIGKDLEKHYEQYDGFVILHGTDTMAYTASALSFMCENLGKPVILTGSQA is encoded by the exons ATGGCGGAATGGAAACACACTACAGCGTCGGCTCCGTCTTCAGCAAGCATGACCTCGCTGGGTCGAGCGCTGTCTCGCAGCAGGTTAAGTCAGCCAGAAGGGTTTCAGTCGCAGAAGAGCCGGAGCGCCGCGGGTCAGACTCGCAGGAGGTACTCCAGCAGCTCAGAGTCACCTGATATCAGCCCAAATATCGAGGCGAGGGTCCTGGTCATAAACACCGGCGGAACCATAGGAATGACGTATCATAATAACG TTCTGTCTCCAGAACCTAATGCTCTCGTTGAAACTCTACGCAAACTCCACATTCTGCACGATGAGCAGTACGCACAACAGACCAGACTTTATGAATACTACAAACCTCCAGAGAACACGCTGGTGCTGCC ACTGTCCAAACAGAACAAGAGGATTGTATATACAGTTTTAGAGTACTCTCCCCTCCTCGACTCCTGCAATATGACCACAGATGACTGGGCCACTATTGGAAAAGACCTTGAG AAACACTATGAGCAATATGATGGTTTTGTCATCCTGCACGGCACAGACACAATGGCTTACACCGCCTCTGCCTTATCCTTCATGTGTGAGAACCTGGGAAAGCCTGTCATCCTCACTGGCTCACAG GCATAA
- the arf6b gene encoding ADP-ribosylation factor 6b: protein MGKMLSKIFGNKEMRILMLGLDAAGKTTILYKLKLGQSVTTIPTVGFNVETVTYKNVKFNVWDVGGQDKIRPLWRHYYTGTQGLIFVVDCADRDRIDEARQELHRIINDREMRDAIILIFANKQDLPDAMKPHEIQEKLGLTRIRDRNWYVQPSCATTGDGLYEGLTWLTSNYKS, encoded by the coding sequence ATGGGGAAGATGCTGTCAAAGATATTTGGTAACAAAGAGATGAGAATATTGATGCTCGGACTGGATGCCGCCGGAAAAACCACCATCCTTTATAAGTTGAAACTCGGCCAGTCTGTGACCACCATCCCAACTGTCGGTTTCAACGTGGAGACGGTCACCTACAAAAATGTCAAGTTCAACGTGTGGGACGTGGGAGGACAAGATAAGATCCGTCCCCTCTGGCGACACTACTACACGGGCACGCAAGGGTTAATTTTCGTGGTGGATTGTGCTGATAGAGATCGCATAGACGAAGCCAGGCAAGAACTCCACCGCATCATCAACGACCGTGAGATGCGGGACGCCATCATTTTGATTTTCGCCAACAAGCAAGACCTGCCGGATGCCATGAAGCCACACGAGATCCAGGAGAAGCTGGGACTGACGCGCATCCGGGATAGGAATTGGTACGTGCAGCCGTCGTGTGCGACCACCGGTGACGGACTGTACGAAGGCTTAACTTGGTTAACATCTAACTACAAGTCTTAA